One region of Plasmodium gaboni strain SY75 chromosome 6, whole genome shotgun sequence genomic DNA includes:
- a CDS encoding putative translation initiation factor IF-2, translating to MSKNKKGKKKEDLDAILAELGIEEKREDDVKANENEENEPTKISKSKKKKEKQKQKKEQMKNKEEGGKDDEKGIDDDKNVDGEKDLEDKKDIDDKKDTEEKNDDNQKEGDNQNDADTQKKKKNKKKKDKEKKSVGGGTGAMSEIAKAAAERLRLLKEYEEKKKEEERLKKEEEEERIRKEEEEKEKKRIAKLEKKMQLKKEGKLLSAKAKEEKKKNEIYLKQLKESGLLIEPREKSKSEFINLDINKTKLLLKKKKTKSIMVPAPNNNNLNDDDTNNKQMLSNSSQKLNDEDELQGSQKVDEKDIVLDNWEDFLHIDEAKKKEQEEIERKEKERKEKEKEEREKERKSNLNSGGSSTLHGRKSFHIKNDILMRKGNKKKMDNELDDDDNNEYRSAIVCILGHVDTGKTKLLDKLRHTNVQDNEAGGITQQIGATFFPKDTLDKEIKKIDDSIKCLSKGIMIIDTPGHESFYNLRKRGSSLCDIAILVIDLMHGLEQQTKESIQILKQRNCPFVIALNKIDRLYMWNKNDWSPFNNTFKKQKPDTQEEFHDRLKNILNELSEQGLNCQLYWENMNPRKYVSIVPTSAITGEGIADLIMVLVKLTQTFMLKNIQYHDKLECTVLEVKNIEGLGTTIDVILTNGILRESDTIVLCGINGPIVTVIRALLTPQPLKELRIKNEYIHHKYIKACIGVKISANNLEEVLCGTSLFVVNNLEEEEEYKKKVMTDVSDVFNHVDKTGVGLYVMASTLGSLEALLIFLNDSKIPVFGVNIGTIQKKDVKKASIMREKGRPEYAVILAFDVKIDPEAEKEAALLGVEIMQKDIIYHLFDSFTAYLKKIEEEKKQSKITDAIFPCELSIINDCIFNKKDPIVIGVRVECGQLKIGTPLFIPEKNIKIGNVVSVQSNKKNFDKARKGDEVCIKICGEPHVTYGKHFDSTQKIYSKITRESIDILKEYFRSELTMEDWKLVVQLKKIFNIV from the coding sequence atgagcaaaaataaaaagggAAAAAAGAAGGAAGATCTCGATGCTATTTTGGCCGAATTAGGAattgaagaaaaaagaGAAGATGATGTAAAAGCAAATGAAAACGAAGAGAATGAACCTACAAAAATATCCAAGTccaaaaagaaaaaagaaaaacagaaacaaaaaaaagaacaaatgaaaaataaagaagaagGTGGAAAGGATGATGAAAAAGGTATAGACGACGATAAAAATGTAGATGGTGAAAAAGATTTGGAAGACAAAAAAGATATtgatgataaaaaagatacagaggaaaaaaatgatgataacCAAAAGGAAGGTGATAATCAGAATGATGCTGATACAcagaaaaagaaaaaaaacaaaaagaaaaaagataaagaaaaaaaatcaGTTGGAGGTGGTACAGGAGCTATGTCTGAAATAGCCAAAGCAGCTGCTGAAAGATTAAGgttattaaaagaatatgaagagaaaaagaaagaagaagaaagattaaaaaaagaagaagaagaagaaagaattagaaaagaagaagaagaaaaagaaaaaaaaagaattgctaaattagaaaaaaaaatgcaattaaaaaaagaaggTAAATTATTAAGTGCTAAAGCTAAagaagagaaaaaaaaaaatgaaatatatttaaaacaGTTGAAAGAATCAGGTTTGTTAATAGAACCTAGAGAAAAAAGTAAATCtgaatttataaatttggatataaataaaacaaaattattattaaaaaagaaaaaaacgAAATCAATAATGGTACCAGCAccaaataataataatttaaatgatgatgatacaaataataaacagATGTTATCTAATAGTAGccaaaaattaaatgatgaagatgaaTTGCAAGGTTCTCAAAAAGTTGATGAAAAAGATATTGTGTTGGATAATTGGGAAGACTTTTTACATATAGATGAAGCAAAGAAAAAGGAACAAGAAGAAATTgaaagaaaagaaaaagaaagaaaagaaaaagaaaaagaagaaagaGAAAAAGAAAGGAAATCTAATCTAAATAGTGGTGGTAGTAGTACGCTTCATGGTAGGAAAAgttttcatataaaaaatgatatattaatgagaaaaggaaataaaaaaaaaatggataATGAATTagatgatgatgataataatgaatatagATCTGCTATAGTTTGTATATTAGGTCATGTAGATACAggaaaaacaaaattattagaTAAATTAAGACATACCAATGTACAAGATAATGAAGCAGGTGGTATAACACAACAGATAGGAGCAACATTTTTTCCAAAAGATACATTagataaagaaataaaaaaaattgatgATTCTATAAAATGTTTATCAAAAGGTATTATGATAATAGATACACCTGGACATGaatctttttataatttaagAAAACGAGGTTCATCATTATGTGATATAGCTATTTTGGTTATAGATTTAATGCATGGTCTAGAACAACAGACAAAAGAATctatacaaatattaaaacaaaGAAATTGTCCATTTGTTATAGctttaaataaaatagacAGATTATATATGTGGAATAAAAATGACTGGTCACcatttaataatacatttaaaaaacaaaaacCAGATACACAAGAAGAATTTCATGATagattaaaaaatatattaaacgAATTATCAGAACAAGGATTAAATTGTCAATTATATTGGGAAAATATGAACCCAAGAAAATATGTATCTATAGTACCAACAAGTGCAATAACAGGTGAAGGTATTGCAGATTTAATTATGGTATTAGTAAAACTAACACAAACTTTtatgttaaaaaatattcaataTCATGATAAATTAGAATGTACTGTATTAgaagtaaaaaatattgaagGATTAGGAACAACTATAGATGTAATTTTAACAAATGGTATATTAAGAGAATCTGATACTATTGTGCTATGTGGAATAAATGGACCAATAGTAACTGTAATTAGAGCATTGTTAACACCACAACctttaaaagaattaagaattaaaaatgaatatatacatcataaatatattaaagcTTGTATAGGAGTTAAAATTTCTGCAAATAATTTAGAAGAAGTCTTATGTGGTACATCATTATTTGTTGTAAATAATTtagaagaagaagaagaatataaaaagaaagtCATGACAGATGTATCGGATGTATTTAATCATGTAGATAAAACAGGTGTTGGTTTATATGTTATGGCCAGTACTTTAGGTTCATTAGAAGcattattaatttttctaaatGATTCCAAAATTCCAGTTTTTGGAGTAAATATAGGAACtattcaaaaaaaagatgTAAAAAAAGCTAGTATTATGAGAGAAAAAGGAAGACCTGAATATGCTGTAATATTAGCATTCGATGTAAAAATTGATCCAGAAGCTGAAAAAGAAGCAGCGCTTTTAGGTGTAGAAATTATGCaaaaagatattatatatcatctCTTCGATTCTTTTACTgcatatttaaaaaaaatagaagaagaaaaaaaacaaagCAAAATTACAGATGCTATATTCCCATGTGAACTTTCAATTATCAATGattgtatatttaataaaaaagatcCAATCGTTATAGGAGTAAGAGTAGAATGTGGGCAACTCAAAATTGGAACACCTCTTTTTATACctgaaaaaaatattaaaatagGTAATGTAGTAAGTGTAcaaagtaataaaaaaaatttcgATAAAGCTAGAAAAGGAGATGAAGTCTGTATTAAAATATGTGGTGAACCACATGTAACATATGGAAAACATTTTGATTCAACACAAAAAATTTATAGCAAAATTACAAGAGAAAGTATAGATATTCTCAAAGAATATTTTAGAAGTGAACTAACAATGGAAGATTGGAAACTCGTAGTACAGctcaaaaaaatatttaacattgtataa